Proteins encoded by one window of Lathyrus oleraceus cultivar Zhongwan6 chromosome 1, CAAS_Psat_ZW6_1.0, whole genome shotgun sequence:
- the LOC127074035 gene encoding uncharacterized protein LOC127074035 translates to MSSRVMKNLLAMLEAEEAEASKYENHGTANAFNNRGGGNQDFSGARINSGANSGDRKKYRTTNNVGGRTVNNSGTFHGNGNGGYTEGNSDASTKNYKF, encoded by the coding sequence ATGTCATCTCGTGTGATGAAAAACCTCCTCGCAATGCTTGAGGCTGAAGAAGCCGAAGCATCAAAATACGAAAACCATGGTACTGCAAACGCGTTTAACAACCGTGGTGGCGGGAACCAAGATTTTTCCGGTGCCAGAATCAACAGCGGTGCCAATTCCGGGGACCGAAAGAAGTACCGCACCACCAACAATGTTGGAGGTCGCACCGTAAATAACAGTGGTACTTTCCATGGTAATGGCAATGGAGGGTATACTGAGGGTAACTCTGATGCATCCACCAAGAACTATAAGTTTTAG
- the LOC127074025 gene encoding uncharacterized protein LOC127074025 — protein sequence MSSRVMKNLLAMLEAEEAEASKYENHGTANAFNNSGGGNQDFSGARINSGANSGDRKKYRTTNNVGGRTVNNSGTFHGNGNGGYTEGNSDASTKNYKF from the coding sequence ATGTCATCTCGTGTGATGAAAAACCTCCTCGCAATGCTTGAGGCTGAAGAAGCCGAAGCATCAAAATACGAAAACCATGGTACTGCAAACGCGTTTAACAACAGTGGTGGCGGGAACCAAGATTTCTCCGGTGCCAGAATCAACAGCGGTGCCAATTCCGGGGACCGAAAGAAGTACCGCACCACCAACAATGTTGGAGGTCGCACCGTAAATAACAGTGGTACTTTCCATGGTAATGGCAATGGAGGGTATACTGAGGGTAACTCTGATGCATCCACCAAGAACTATAAGTTTTAG
- the LOC127074043 gene encoding uncharacterized protein LOC127074043, with translation MSSRVMKNLLAMLEAEEAEAPKYENYGTANAFNNRGGGNQDFSGARINSGANSGDRKKYRTTNNVGGRTVNNSGTFHGNGNGGYTEGNSDASTKNYKF, from the coding sequence ATGTCATCTCGAGTGATGAAAAACCTCCTCGCAATGCTTGAGGCTGAAGAAGCCGAAGCACCAAAATACGAAAACTATGGTACTGCAAACGCGTTTAACAACCGTGGTGGCGGGAACCAAGATTTCTCCGGTGCCAGAATCAACAGCGGTGCCAATTCCGGGGACCGAAAGAAGTACCGCACCACCAACAATGTTGGAGGTCGCACCGTAAATAACAGTGGTACTTTCCATGGTAATGGCAATGGAGGGTATACTGAGGGTAACTCTGATGCATCCACCAAGAACTATAAGTTTTAG